The Candidatus Methylomirabilota bacterium genome window below encodes:
- a CDS encoding sugar-binding domain-containing protein: protein MSIRSTSTDAELLVRASRLYYLEERGQAEIARLLRISRPGVSRLLRRARDSKIVEIRVRETTGSEDWSGLQRRLGVKELRVADEGGIEAVGSLGARFFERAVRRGDVVGLTAGTTLSAFVQAVAPPRPVPIEIVPLVGALWDTGEDYDGSFLCQELRRRTGGTHHVLSAPAVVRTETLMRSLRAEPRVRNVVERYGALDSAYLGIGIVAEDHPIVAAASAGKRAVVPRGAVASVGCLFFDARGGLCATALDRRVLGITHDQLRRVPVRVGLAAGAQKRDSVLAVARGGLLDVLVIDAPLARSLSAATNQG, encoded by the coding sequence ATGAGCATCCGTTCAACCTCCACCGACGCCGAGCTCCTCGTCCGCGCGAGCCGCCTCTACTACCTCGAGGAACGGGGCCAGGCCGAGATCGCCCGGCTCCTCCGCATCTCCCGGCCCGGCGTGAGCCGGCTCCTGCGGCGGGCGCGCGACTCGAAGATCGTCGAGATACGCGTGCGCGAGACGACCGGGAGCGAGGACTGGAGCGGCCTGCAGCGGCGGCTCGGGGTCAAGGAGCTGCGCGTCGCGGACGAGGGCGGGATCGAGGCCGTGGGCAGCCTCGGCGCGCGGTTCTTCGAGCGCGCGGTCCGACGCGGCGACGTGGTCGGGCTCACGGCCGGCACCACGCTCTCGGCCTTCGTGCAGGCGGTGGCCCCGCCGCGGCCCGTGCCGATCGAGATCGTCCCGCTGGTGGGTGCGCTCTGGGACACCGGCGAGGACTACGACGGCTCGTTCCTCTGCCAGGAGCTGCGGCGGCGCACGGGCGGGACGCATCACGTGCTCAGCGCGCCGGCGGTGGTGCGTACGGAGACGCTCATGCGCTCCCTGCGCGCGGAGCCGCGGGTGCGGAACGTCGTCGAACGGTACGGCGCGCTCGACAGCGCCTACCTGGGGATCGGCATCGTGGCGGAGGATCATCCCATCGTCGCCGCGGCGAGCGCGGGGAAGCGCGCGGTCGTGCCGCGGGGCGCCGTCGCGAGTGTCGGGTGCCTGTTCTTCGACGCCCGGGGCGGGCTCTGCGCGACCGCGCTCGACCGCCGCGTGCTCGGCATCACCCACGACCAGCTCCGCCGGGTCCCGGTGCGGGTGGGCCTGGCCGCGGGCGCGCAGAAGCGCGACTCCGTCCTCGCGGTCGCGCGCGGCGGCCTCCTCGACGTCCTCGTCATCGACGCCCCGCTCGCCCGGAGCCTGAGCGCGGCCACCAATCAAGGATGA
- the trpB gene encoding tryptophan synthase subunit beta, whose protein sequence is MIAMSTELFQFAPGREGYYGEFGGAFVPEILHETLAELRAAFDDARNDPAFWREYVDVMVTYSCRPTPVTYCENLTRLLGGARIYVKREDLNHTGAHKVNNVMGQGLLVRRMGKRRVIAETGAGQHGVATATMAARLGLACTIYMGEDDIARQRPNVFWMEQLGADVVAVTDGTRTLKDAINACLRDWAESMADTHYVLGTVCGPHPFPRMVTYFQSIIGQEARAQMLRITGALPRRVYACVGGGSNASGIFAGFLDDASVELVGVEAGGKGVDTEQHAARLAGGRGCPGVAQGYKSVFLQNHEGLMHDTCSVAAGLDYIGVGPILAHLHAQGRVRFEAATDAEVVEALRLVIRREGLLPALESAHAFVTALKEAPHLSGADAILVNQSGRADKDIFTVAEALGDERWKRFLREKAAR, encoded by the coding sequence ATGATCGCCATGTCCACGGAGCTCTTCCAGTTCGCGCCCGGCCGCGAAGGCTACTACGGGGAATTCGGCGGCGCGTTCGTGCCCGAGATCCTCCACGAGACGCTCGCCGAGCTGCGCGCCGCCTTCGACGACGCCCGGAACGATCCCGCGTTCTGGCGCGAGTACGTCGACGTGATGGTCACCTACTCGTGCCGGCCGACGCCGGTGACGTACTGCGAGAACCTGACACGCCTCCTCGGGGGCGCCCGAATCTACGTCAAGCGGGAGGACCTGAACCACACCGGCGCCCACAAGGTGAACAACGTCATGGGCCAGGGGCTGCTCGTCAGGCGCATGGGGAAGCGGCGCGTGATCGCCGAGACCGGGGCCGGGCAGCACGGCGTCGCCACCGCCACCATGGCCGCGCGGCTGGGCCTGGCCTGCACGATCTACATGGGCGAGGACGACATCGCGCGCCAGCGGCCGAACGTCTTCTGGATGGAGCAGCTCGGCGCGGACGTCGTCGCCGTGACGGACGGGACGCGCACGCTGAAGGACGCGATCAACGCGTGTCTTCGCGACTGGGCCGAGTCGATGGCCGACACGCACTACGTCCTGGGGACGGTGTGCGGTCCGCATCCATTTCCCCGGATGGTGACGTACTTCCAGTCGATCATCGGTCAGGAAGCGCGGGCGCAGATGCTGCGGATCACGGGCGCCCTTCCGCGCCGGGTCTACGCCTGCGTGGGCGGGGGCTCGAACGCCTCCGGGATCTTCGCCGGCTTCCTCGACGACGCCTCCGTCGAGCTCGTCGGCGTCGAGGCCGGCGGCAAGGGGGTCGACACGGAACAGCACGCGGCGCGCCTCGCCGGCGGGCGCGGCTGTCCGGGCGTCGCGCAGGGCTACAAGAGCGTGTTCCTCCAGAACCACGAAGGCCTCATGCACGACACGTGCTCCGTGGCCGCGGGCCTCGACTACATCGGTGTCGGCCCGATCCTCGCCCACCTGCACGCGCAGGGCCGGGTGCGCTTCGAGGCCGCCACCGACGCGGAGGTGGTCGAGGCGCTGCGCCTCGTGATCCGGCGCGAGGGGCTCCTGCCCGCGCTCGAGAGCGCGCACGCGTTCGTCACGGCCCTGAAGGAAGCCCCGCACCTCTCCGGCGCCGATGCGATCCTCGTCAACCAGTCCGGTCGCGCCGACAAGGACATCTTCACCGTCGCGGAAGCGCTCGGCGACGAGCGTTGGAAGCGGTTTCTCCGCGAGAAAGCCGCGCGATGA
- the trpA gene encoding tryptophan synthase subunit alpha — protein sequence MTRVDATGLERDVRDGLAKKPILLMTHLVVGYPSLDANWTMLEAMDAARVDLVELQLPFSEPIADGPRFVKANQEAIRAGTSWTTYFDFAARAVSRFRFPMLFMGYYNSVFRMGGERFCARLAAAGMRGFIVADLPPAEAADLNATARAHALDTILLMTPANSTERLREIGRQASGFVYCLGRKGVTGKQTDLSQGVADFLGRCRMATSLPLALGFGIRTPADVCALRGLADIAIVGSACLETWEARGPDAYREFVQALARETAA from the coding sequence ATGACGCGGGTGGACGCCACCGGCCTCGAGCGCGACGTGCGCGACGGGCTCGCGAAGAAGCCGATCCTGCTCATGACGCACCTGGTGGTCGGCTATCCGTCGCTCGACGCCAACTGGACGATGCTCGAGGCGATGGACGCCGCCCGAGTGGACCTGGTCGAGCTGCAGCTTCCGTTCAGCGAGCCGATCGCCGACGGCCCGCGGTTCGTGAAGGCGAACCAGGAGGCGATCCGGGCCGGCACGTCGTGGACCACCTACTTCGACTTCGCGGCGCGCGCCGTGTCCAGGTTCCGCTTCCCGATGCTCTTCATGGGCTACTACAACAGCGTGTTCCGCATGGGCGGTGAGCGCTTCTGCGCGCGCCTGGCGGCGGCCGGGATGCGCGGGTTCATCGTCGCCGACCTGCCGCCGGCGGAAGCGGCCGACCTCAACGCGACGGCGCGCGCGCATGCGCTCGATACCATCCTCCTCATGACGCCGGCGAACTCGACGGAGCGGCTCCGTGAAATCGGCCGGCAGGCGTCGGGGTTCGTCTATTGTCTTGGCCGGAAGGGCGTCACCGGCAAGCAGACCGACCTTTCGCAGGGCGTGGCGGACTTCCTCGGGAGGTGCAGGATGGCGACGTCGCTGCCTCTTGCGCTCGGCTTCGGCATCCGGACTCCCGCGGACGTCTGCGCGCTCCGTGGCCTCGCCGACATCGCGATCGTCGGGAGCGCGTGCCTCGAGACGTGGGAAGCGCGTGGCCCGGACGCGTATCGTGAATTCGTCCAGGCGCTCGCCCGGGAGACCGCGGCATGA
- a CDS encoding amidase family protein has translation MPEQRGAQKGPFRLEEATIDEMHAAIRAGEITCVQIVQHYIDRARAFNGVASALVTEDGAPVPPATGPVRAGAPLRFPIETVKASTLLPELDKYKGKPLEYGRMEATASDPSVQQQYGMIVGIPNAGQVNALATLNIRGERSVTCRGDFDRHPSQGPLPPGAPPVCEVFRHYPDALERAAELDATYGRNPDLEKMPMYGVVFSFKDPFDTKDMRSTGGGDAAYDIDVPARDHVLVEQLRNKGAIIYAKAVCTEYNGRAGVPHGRHAPGTVLPSTLGYQRGSWGGNPANPYDTTRSASLGSSSGSAVSVSVNLVMASLGEETRASTRGPANHNAVALILPHKAALGFVGGAIGADVYCDRTGILCRTIADCAKVLDALRDPVEGYYDPRDPFTTVPRSSILSTRYSSHATTPGTPDALRGLRIGVIRESMVCPPGSLTEVPIVTAAAREIKSVLGTLLGATLVESTDPHWTRDPELEVMKTDFRRALARLVPVFMPDLLFRLGPDGHPLFKEFAAAIEPTEFLPGKVFGSGGMKPIDYCIELAEGRIEPPANLDIATIQEQELATTFRFHLPQYLTRRADDWKERGFRETLIDFAQLNARSKFWGDDQRAAFKNWEEIADPRNRLDGRQGVNERIMLRELLRRVDMMVLLENHLDALVRLHTPWPPGKIGGAHQPRGGPSNLSRESLYGPNAGLTEVLVPAGYVTTVYDPVFALSSDGARYVPVPSNVPTSIPPPGLPFSLVFRCEPGKEDVILNIASAYEAASQRRIPPPAFGPLPRRP, from the coding sequence ATGCCTGAACAGCGTGGAGCGCAGAAAGGACCGTTCCGCCTCGAAGAGGCGACGATCGACGAGATGCACGCCGCGATCAGGGCGGGAGAGATCACCTGCGTCCAGATCGTCCAGCACTACATCGACCGCGCGCGCGCCTTCAACGGCGTGGCCAGCGCGCTGGTGACCGAGGACGGCGCGCCGGTGCCCCCGGCGACAGGCCCGGTGCGGGCGGGCGCGCCGCTGCGCTTTCCGATCGAGACGGTCAAGGCCTCGACGCTGCTGCCCGAACTCGACAAGTACAAGGGCAAGCCGCTGGAGTACGGCCGCATGGAGGCGACCGCCTCGGACCCGTCGGTGCAGCAGCAGTACGGCATGATCGTCGGGATCCCGAACGCCGGCCAGGTCAACGCGCTGGCGACCCTCAACATCCGAGGCGAGCGATCCGTCACTTGCCGCGGCGATTTCGACCGGCATCCGTCGCAGGGGCCGCTGCCGCCCGGGGCGCCCCCGGTCTGCGAGGTCTTCCGCCACTACCCCGACGCCCTGGAGCGGGCGGCCGAGCTGGATGCGACGTACGGGCGCAATCCGGATCTCGAGAAGATGCCGATGTACGGTGTCGTCTTCTCGTTCAAGGACCCATTCGACACGAAGGACATGCGGAGCACCGGCGGCGGCGACGCCGCCTACGACATCGACGTTCCGGCCCGCGACCACGTGCTGGTCGAGCAATTGCGCAACAAGGGCGCCATCATCTACGCCAAGGCCGTGTGTACCGAGTACAACGGCCGCGCCGGCGTTCCCCACGGCCGCCACGCGCCTGGCACTGTCCTGCCGTCGACCCTCGGTTATCAGCGCGGCAGCTGGGGCGGTAACCCCGCCAACCCCTACGACACCACCCGCTCGGCCTCGCTGGGGTCGAGCTCGGGCTCGGCGGTCTCCGTCAGTGTCAATCTCGTCATGGCCAGTCTCGGGGAGGAAACGCGCGCCTCCACGCGCGGGCCCGCCAACCACAATGCGGTGGCGCTGATCCTGCCCCACAAAGCCGCACTTGGTTTCGTGGGCGGCGCCATCGGGGCCGACGTCTACTGCGATCGCACCGGGATCCTCTGTCGCACGATCGCCGACTGTGCCAAGGTGCTCGACGCCCTGAGAGATCCGGTCGAAGGCTACTACGACCCGCGTGACCCGTTCACGACCGTCCCTCGCTCTTCGATCCTGTCCACGCGCTATAGCAGCCATGCGACGACGCCGGGGACGCCCGACGCCCTGCGGGGCCTGCGCATCGGTGTGATCCGAGAATCGATGGTGTGCCCGCCAGGCTCGTTGACGGAGGTCCCGATCGTCACCGCGGCGGCACGCGAGATCAAATCCGTGCTCGGCACCCTGCTGGGAGCGACGCTGGTCGAGTCGACCGACCCCCACTGGACCCGCGACCCTGAGCTCGAAGTCATGAAGACCGACTTCCGGCGGGCGCTGGCTCGGCTCGTGCCGGTGTTCATGCCCGATCTGCTCTTCCGCCTGGGCCCGGACGGTCACCCCTTGTTCAAGGAGTTCGCGGCCGCGATCGAGCCGACCGAGTTCCTGCCCGGGAAGGTGTTCGGGAGTGGCGGAATGAAGCCGATCGACTACTGCATCGAGCTGGCCGAAGGGCGGATCGAGCCGCCCGCCAACCTCGACATCGCCACCATCCAGGAGCAGGAGCTGGCAACGACCTTCCGCTTCCACCTCCCCCAGTACCTGACACGCCGCGCCGACGACTGGAAGGAGCGCGGCTTCCGGGAGACGCTGATCGACTTCGCCCAGCTCAACGCGCGCTCGAAGTTCTGGGGCGACGACCAGCGCGCCGCCTTCAAGAACTGGGAGGAAATCGCCGACCCGCGCAACCGGCTCGACGGGCGCCAGGGCGTGAACGAGCGCATCATGCTGCGCGAGTTGCTGCGCCGGGTCGACATGATGGTGCTGCTCGAGAACCACCTCGACGCGCTCGTTCGCCTGCACACGCCCTGGCCGCCGGGCAAGATCGGCGGCGCCCATCAACCGCGGGGCGGCCCCTCCAACCTCAGCCGGGAGTCGCTCTATGGCCCGAATGCGGGTCTCACGGAAGTGCTGGTTCCGGCCGGCTACGTCACCACCGTCTACGATCCGGTGTTCGCGCTGTCATCGGATGGCGCGCGGTATGTCCCCGTGCCGTCGAACGTCCCCACGAGCATCCCGCCGCCCGGACTGCCCTTCTCGCTGGTGTTCCGCTGCGAGCCGGGCAAGGAGGACGTGATCTTGAACATCGCCTCGGCCTACGAAGCGGCCTCGCAGCGGCGTATCCCGCCGCCGGCCTTCGGACCCCTGCCGCGGCGTCCGTAA
- a CDS encoding lytic transglycosylase domain-containing protein gives MGDWFVGARRRLRTAPRQLLGLGVVLVTIIPAYAASRMTTIQAMHPPRVSESERGASSLDAVVAEAAARHGVPPNLVMAVIAAESQFDPLAVSRRGALGLMQLMPATARILRVSDPFDPRENIEAGVRHLRAMLDLFDDNLPLALAAYNAGATTVIRHRGVPPYRETRQYVSRILRRLDSERATSPAEGRRGRRS, from the coding sequence ATGGGAGATTGGTTTGTCGGAGCACGGCGACGGCTCAGGACCGCGCCCCGGCAGCTGCTCGGCCTCGGCGTCGTTCTGGTGACCATCATCCCGGCGTATGCGGCGTCGAGGATGACGACCATCCAGGCGATGCACCCCCCGCGTGTCTCCGAGTCCGAACGCGGTGCGTCGAGCCTCGACGCCGTTGTCGCCGAGGCGGCGGCTCGCCACGGCGTCCCCCCGAACCTCGTCATGGCCGTCATTGCGGCTGAGTCCCAGTTCGACCCGCTGGCCGTTTCCCGCCGGGGCGCCCTCGGTCTCATGCAGCTCATGCCGGCCACGGCTCGTATTCTGAGAGTGAGCGATCCGTTCGACCCGCGAGAGAACATCGAGGCAGGCGTCCGACATCTTCGCGCGATGCTCGACCTGTTCGACGACAATCTTCCGCTGGCCCTCGCCGCCTACAACGCGGGCGCAACCACGGTGATCAGACACCGCGGGGTTCCGCCCTACCGGGAGACGCGACAGTACGTCAGCCGGATCCTTCGCCGCCTCGACAGCGAGCGGGCGACGAGTCCGGCCGAGGGGCGGCGCGGGCGGCGGTCGTAG
- a CDS encoding GspE/PulE family protein, which translates to MQHAADFSEDLSIDPAQALTMLESELAMLGDADGAELDRLERLLTETRQATHADAGTVFLREGDTLRFVVVQNESLTRRLREDEMRRGFQGTALPIEDNSLAGYVALRGEALNIDDVYTIPAGRPFAFNPTFDVRHRYRTRSVMAVPIVGRSGETIGVLEMINALDTRGRIVPFDAHAEAVIRDCAERIGAACPQPERLVDAVRGPEPPADTASQSQRPPAEAQASAVDSSIGSLVDATLREGIRRGASGIHLEPLEQSLRIRYRIDGRLVSAMSLPKHCEAPMMERLKTLAGMDTTRQHLPQEGRMTLVHDQRPIALRVSVVPMLCGDSMSLQVREGAVLQPNLPQIGLDAAGLSAVLKAIHQSSGVVLVTGPAGAGKTTTLYSAVHLLSKQDLKVVTVEDPVEYALDGVSQVNVQEEVGRTFAATLRSFLRHDPDVIVVGELRDTETAQTAIRAGLTEHLVLSTLDTADGAATIARLLDMTVPPFLLASALRLLVAQRLVRRLCSECREPYEIDEESLIAHGHTALGRGRCTIYRATGCAACDFKGLRGRVGIFEVMPITPDIADLILKNGTPKDIQAAAREHGMKTLREAGLLRVLEGVTSVEEVIQATSG; encoded by the coding sequence ATGCAGCACGCGGCCGACTTCTCCGAGGACCTGTCCATCGACCCGGCCCAGGCCCTGACGATGCTCGAGAGCGAGCTCGCCATGCTGGGTGACGCCGACGGAGCCGAGCTCGACCGGCTCGAGCGCCTGCTGACGGAAACCCGGCAGGCGACGCATGCGGACGCCGGCACCGTATTCCTGCGGGAGGGCGACACGTTGCGCTTCGTCGTCGTACAGAACGAGAGCCTGACCCGGCGCCTGCGTGAGGACGAGATGCGCCGGGGCTTTCAGGGCACGGCGCTGCCGATCGAGGACAACAGCCTCGCCGGATACGTGGCCTTGCGGGGAGAGGCCCTCAACATCGACGACGTCTACACCATCCCGGCCGGTCGGCCCTTCGCATTCAATCCCACCTTCGACGTCCGCCACCGCTACCGGACGCGCTCGGTGATGGCCGTGCCGATCGTGGGCCGGAGCGGCGAGACGATCGGCGTGCTGGAGATGATCAACGCGCTCGACACGCGGGGCCGGATCGTGCCGTTCGACGCCCACGCCGAAGCGGTCATCCGGGATTGTGCCGAACGGATCGGCGCGGCGTGCCCCCAGCCCGAGCGCCTGGTCGACGCGGTTCGTGGGCCGGAGCCGCCGGCTGACACAGCTTCGCAGTCCCAGCGGCCGCCCGCCGAGGCACAAGCGTCGGCCGTCGACTCCTCGATCGGCAGCCTCGTCGACGCCACGCTGCGGGAAGGCATTCGCCGGGGCGCCTCGGGCATCCACCTGGAGCCCCTGGAACAGAGCCTGCGAATCCGTTACCGCATCGACGGGCGGCTCGTCTCGGCCATGTCGCTCCCGAAGCACTGCGAGGCCCCGATGATGGAGCGCCTCAAGACCCTGGCCGGGATGGACACCACCCGGCAGCATCTTCCCCAGGAGGGTCGGATGACCCTCGTTCACGATCAACGCCCGATCGCCCTGCGTGTGTCCGTCGTGCCGATGTTGTGCGGGGACAGCATGAGCCTGCAGGTGCGGGAAGGCGCCGTCCTGCAGCCGAATCTGCCCCAGATCGGCCTGGACGCCGCCGGGCTCAGCGCGGTCCTGAAAGCGATCCACCAGTCCAGCGGCGTGGTGCTGGTCACCGGCCCTGCCGGCGCGGGCAAGACGACCACGCTGTATTCGGCCGTCCACCTGCTCAGCAAGCAGGACCTCAAGGTGGTCACCGTGGAGGACCCGGTGGAGTACGCGCTGGACGGGGTGAGCCAGGTCAACGTGCAGGAGGAGGTCGGCCGAACCTTCGCCGCGACCCTGCGTTCGTTCCTGCGCCACGACCCCGACGTCATCGTGGTCGGGGAGCTGCGAGATACCGAGACCGCACAGACGGCGATCCGGGCCGGGCTCACCGAGCATCTGGTGCTGTCGACGCTGGACACCGCGGACGGCGCCGCCACGATCGCGCGCCTGCTGGACATGACCGTCCCGCCGTTCCTGCTCGCCAGCGCCCTGCGGCTGCTGGTGGCCCAGCGTCTCGTTCGCCGCTTGTGCTCGGAGTGCCGCGAGCCGTACGAGATCGACGAGGAGAGCCTGATCGCCCACGGTCACACAGCGCTGGGACGGGGGCGGTGCACGATCTATCGGGCCACGGGCTGCGCGGCCTGCGACTTCAAGGGCCTGCGCGGACGGGTCGGCATCTTCGAAGTCATGCCGATCACGCCGGACATCGCCGACCTGATCCTCAAGAACGGCACGCCCAAGGACATCCAGGCGGCCGCCCGCGAGCACGGCATGAAGACCCTCCGGGAGGCCGGCCTGCTGCGGGTGCTGGAGGGCGTCACCTCGGTGGAGGAGGTCATTCAGGCGACATCGGGATAG
- a CDS encoding FxLYD domain-containing protein has product MVRVGVVGGLLVASCLLLVHDVAAQDFRVTYSVDRSRPNRARVTGEVLNTGRADALDVYVTAEALDAAGKVIGRGIAFVSHSIAQGMSASFDAVIPVKTAAASFRVRVTNYRTGLGGPQAP; this is encoded by the coding sequence ATGGTGAGAGTGGGAGTCGTCGGCGGGCTGCTGGTCGCGTCCTGCTTGCTGCTGGTTCACGACGTCGCCGCCCAGGACTTCCGCGTGACCTATTCCGTCGACCGCAGCAGGCCGAACCGGGCGCGGGTCACCGGTGAGGTCCTCAACACGGGCCGCGCGGATGCGCTGGACGTCTACGTCACCGCCGAGGCGCTGGATGCCGCCGGCAAGGTCATCGGCCGCGGGATCGCCTTCGTGAGCCACAGCATCGCCCAGGGCATGAGCGCGTCCTTCGACGCCGTCATTCCGGTCAAGACCGCCGCGGCCAGCTTCCGCGTTCGGGTGACGAACTACCGGACGGGACTGGGCGGGCCCCAGGCGCCGTGA
- a CDS encoding DEAD/DEAH box helicase: protein MPVPPPAAATFAIETEAYQALLARAQRRTGRVPPELIARHILSVTRGADWPVQRDALEALLRRVAFGRADQLQIVARPPKGRRLGLYATRRPGSAARPYRTLLRRIEPIEGSCDCADFLRSSLGLCKHLLTVLEDVASRRSGGLNETGREPIPNSSPLRWGPVRPLTGSGDWLARVGWVGGPPDRNLRRWFRPGDGDRWTLDVPATPETRLAAVDALLGFLGHGQAEPALHALLQEDRRRLAREIEGARSVARLREALRSLKHPLYPYQREGVGRFLVRGRLLLADDMGLGKTAQAIAACHVLWRAGRVRRGLLVVPAALKPQWLREWQLFTDAPATVIDGGPAQRRATFNACRRGFLLGNYEQLIRDLDVVRTWTPDIVVLDEAQRIKNWATKTALTVKRLDPPYRLVLTGTPMENRLDELVSIVEWVDDLALEPKWRLAPWHTTPVDGKTGVGGARNLDTLRTRLAGCMVRRVRAEVLSQLPARTDTRVPIEMTAEQMEEHDALNMPIAQLLGRARRRPLTQAEFLRLMTLLTTQRIISNGLAQLRFEDVWPDLSRIERPTESTLRGLASPKLLELRELIGQLALAQARKVVVFSQWRRMLRLAHWATRDELGRERVQAAFFTGEEGQKRRTQNIVEFHDDPACRVLFATDAGGVGLNLQRAASACINVELPWNPAVLEQRIGRIYRLGQRRPIDVYNLVSEPGIESRIADLVGSKQALFTGLFDGTTDEVAFERSGSFLSRIERIVAPALGPAAPRGKEAADVEDDPAEREIEALVTAGDESRDAPAPTAPEPTLTPSAADVQRLFSGLTVQRTGRGGLVIEAPPETASTLAALFGGMAQLLQAAATPAPPSLAKQDGAVANTGRRSARPRTR, encoded by the coding sequence ATGCCGGTCCCCCCTCCGGCCGCCGCCACGTTCGCGATCGAGACTGAGGCGTATCAAGCGCTGCTGGCGCGGGCTCAGCGCCGTACCGGACGCGTGCCACCGGAGCTGATCGCTCGCCACATCCTGTCGGTGACCCGCGGAGCCGACTGGCCCGTCCAGCGCGACGCGCTCGAGGCGTTGCTCCGCCGCGTCGCCTTCGGTCGGGCGGATCAGCTCCAGATCGTCGCACGCCCCCCGAAGGGTCGGCGCCTCGGACTCTACGCGACCCGCCGCCCCGGCTCAGCCGCACGCCCGTATCGCACCCTGCTGCGCCGCATCGAGCCCATCGAGGGCAGCTGTGATTGCGCCGATTTCCTCCGGAGTTCCCTCGGGCTCTGCAAGCATCTGCTCACGGTGCTGGAAGATGTCGCCTCCAGGCGCAGCGGCGGCCTCAACGAGACGGGGCGGGAGCCGATCCCGAATTCATCGCCCCTCCGTTGGGGTCCAGTCCGACCGCTGACGGGTTCCGGTGACTGGCTCGCGCGCGTCGGCTGGGTCGGCGGTCCGCCGGACCGGAATCTGCGCCGCTGGTTCCGTCCCGGCGACGGTGACCGCTGGACGCTCGACGTCCCGGCGACGCCCGAAACGCGGCTGGCGGCCGTAGACGCGCTGCTGGGCTTCCTCGGGCACGGACAGGCCGAGCCGGCGCTGCACGCACTGCTCCAGGAAGACCGCCGGCGCCTTGCGCGCGAGATCGAGGGCGCCCGAAGCGTCGCCCGGCTCCGCGAAGCGTTGCGGAGCCTCAAGCATCCGCTCTATCCGTACCAGCGCGAGGGAGTCGGGCGGTTCCTCGTGCGCGGGCGGCTGCTCCTTGCCGACGACATGGGCCTCGGCAAGACGGCGCAAGCGATCGCCGCGTGCCACGTCCTCTGGCGCGCCGGTCGCGTCCGCCGTGGGCTGCTCGTGGTCCCCGCCGCGCTCAAGCCTCAGTGGCTTCGCGAGTGGCAGCTCTTCACGGATGCTCCGGCGACGGTCATCGATGGCGGACCCGCCCAGCGCCGCGCTACGTTCAACGCGTGCCGCCGGGGTTTCCTCCTGGGCAACTACGAGCAACTCATTCGCGACCTCGACGTCGTCCGCACCTGGACCCCGGACATCGTCGTGCTCGACGAGGCCCAGCGGATCAAGAACTGGGCGACCAAGACCGCCCTGACCGTGAAGCGACTGGATCCGCCGTACCGGCTCGTCCTGACAGGCACGCCGATGGAGAACCGGCTCGACGAGCTCGTGTCGATCGTGGAGTGGGTGGACGACCTGGCGCTGGAGCCGAAATGGCGCCTGGCGCCGTGGCACACCACGCCCGTGGACGGGAAGACGGGAGTCGGCGGCGCCCGGAACCTCGACACGTTGCGGACCCGTCTCGCCGGCTGCATGGTCCGGCGCGTCCGTGCCGAGGTGCTGTCCCAGCTGCCGGCGCGGACGGATACCCGGGTCCCTATCGAGATGACCGCCGAGCAAATGGAAGAGCACGACGCGCTCAACATGCCCATCGCGCAGCTCCTCGGGCGCGCCCGCCGGCGTCCGCTGACCCAGGCCGAGTTCCTGCGCCTGATGACGCTCCTCACCACCCAGCGGATCATCTCCAACGGCCTGGCGCAGCTGCGCTTCGAGGACGTCTGGCCAGACCTCTCTCGGATCGAGCGACCCACGGAGTCCACCCTCCGAGGCCTGGCAAGTCCGAAGCTGCTGGAACTGCGCGAGCTGATCGGCCAGCTCGCGCTCGCACAGGCACGCAAGGTTGTCGTGTTCAGCCAGTGGCGACGGATGCTGCGACTGGCGCACTGGGCCACGCGCGACGAGCTCGGACGCGAGCGCGTACAGGCGGCGTTCTTCACCGGGGAGGAGGGGCAGAAGCGACGGACGCAGAACATCGTCGAGTTTCACGACGACCCGGCGTGTCGTGTCCTGTTCGCGACGGACGCCGGCGGGGTCGGCCTGAACCTGCAGCGCGCGGCGAGCGCTTGCATCAACGTCGAGCTGCCGTGGAACCCGGCGGTGCTCGAGCAGCGGATCGGTCGGATCTACCGGTTGGGTCAGCGCCGCCCGATCGACGTCTACAACCTCGTCAGCGAACCCGGAATCGAGTCACGGATCGCCGATCTGGTCGGGTCCAAGCAGGCGCTCTTCACCGGGCTGTTCGACGGGACGACCGACGAGGTGGCGTTCGAGCGGTCGGGGAGCTTCCTCTCTCGGATAGAACGCATCGTGGCGCCGGCCCTCGGGCCCGCGGCGCCGCGCGGCAAGGAGGCCGCCGACGTGGAGGACGACCCGGCCGAGCGCGAGATCGAAGCTCTCGTGACGGCAGGCGACGAGTCGCGTGATGCGCCGGCTCCGACCGCCCCGGAGCCAACGCTGACGCCGTCGGCCGCCGACGTGCAGCGACTCTTCTCGGGCTTGACGGTCCAGCGAACCGGCCGGGGCGGCCTCGTGATCGAGGCGCCTCCCGAGACGGCCTCGACGCTGGCCGCCCTCTTCGGAGGGATGGCGCAGCTCCTCCAGGCTGCGGCAACTCCGGCACCGCCGTCGCTCGCGAAGCAAGATGGAGCCGTGGCCAACACAGGTCGCCGCTCGGCCCGGCCACGCACACGTTGA